A window of Thermus antranikianii DSM 12462 contains these coding sequences:
- a CDS encoding ABC transporter ATP-binding protein, protein MVLSVENLKVVYRGVILALDGVSLEVREGEAVALLGPNGAGKSSLVRAVAGLLPKFEGRVLDGHVRLFDQEATHLDPARITGLGLTAVLEGRPLFRYLTPVENLVAAGHRLSPRELKEGMEEVFARFPRLYERRHEQAGYLSGGEQQMLLLGMALLTRPKVLVVDEPSLGLAPKLVEEVMRTLDTLRREKNLSLLLVEQNARAALSIVDRVYVLERGRVVFEGDAKAAQEDQDVMEFYLGKEEVGFRQAKRYRRRKRWV, encoded by the coding sequence ATGGTCCTGTCTGTAGAAAACCTCAAGGTGGTCTACCGGGGAGTGATCCTGGCCCTGGATGGGGTGTCCCTGGAGGTTAGGGAGGGGGAGGCGGTGGCCCTCCTTGGGCCCAATGGAGCTGGCAAGAGCTCCTTGGTGCGGGCGGTGGCCGGCCTCCTTCCCAAGTTTGAGGGAAGGGTGCTGGACGGGCACGTGCGCCTGTTCGACCAGGAAGCCACCCACCTGGATCCCGCGCGCATCACGGGTCTGGGGCTCACCGCGGTCCTCGAGGGGCGTCCCCTCTTCCGCTACCTGACCCCCGTGGAGAACCTGGTGGCCGCCGGCCACCGCCTCTCTCCCCGGGAGCTTAAGGAAGGCATGGAGGAGGTTTTCGCCCGTTTCCCCCGGCTCTACGAAAGGCGCCACGAGCAGGCTGGCTACCTTTCCGGGGGCGAACAGCAGATGCTTCTCTTGGGCATGGCCCTCCTCACCCGGCCCAAGGTGCTGGTGGTGGACGAGCCTTCATTGGGCCTAGCCCCCAAGCTGGTGGAGGAAGTGATGCGCACCCTCGACACCCTAAGGCGCGAGAAGAACCTGAGTCTCCTACTGGTGGAGCAGAATGCGCGGGCTGCCCTCTCAATCGTGGACCGAGTCTATGTACTAGAGCGGGGCCGAGTGGTGTTTGAGGGGGACGCCAAGGCCGCCCAGGAGGACCAGGATGTGATGGAGTTCTACCTGGGCAAGGAGGAGGTGGGTTTCCGCCAGGCCAAGCGTTACCGAAGGAGGAAGCGGTGGGTGTGA